In Actinoplanes derwentensis, the following proteins share a genomic window:
- a CDS encoding alpha/beta fold hydrolase: MTGFGPQDTGMTTDFPEPTRISVNGVELEVFEAGRQNAGNPIVLCHGWPEHAFSWRHQVPALAAAGYHVIVPNQRGYGNSSRPAEVTDYDIEHLSGDLVALLDHYGYEDATFVGHDWGAFVVWGLALLHPNRVNGVVALSVPYQERGEIPWIDFMEAVLGPDFYFVHFNRQPGVADAVFEEDTFRFLRNLYRKNVPPAEPQPGNSLINIARAETPLGEPVMNDSELAVFVSAFESTGFTGGINWYRNLDRDWHLLAEVDPIVRQPALMIYGDRDTVARAEGLTEHVPNVQVISLDCGHWIQQEKPRETTEAILKWLANRAAA; encoded by the coding sequence ATGACCGGTTTCGGTCCGCAAGATACCGGCATGACAACTGACTTTCCCGAGCCCACCCGCATTTCGGTCAACGGTGTGGAACTCGAAGTCTTCGAAGCCGGCCGGCAGAACGCGGGGAACCCCATCGTTCTCTGTCACGGCTGGCCGGAGCACGCCTTCTCATGGCGTCATCAGGTGCCGGCCCTGGCCGCCGCGGGCTACCACGTCATCGTTCCGAACCAGCGGGGTTACGGCAATTCGTCCCGTCCCGCCGAAGTGACGGACTACGACATCGAGCACCTGTCGGGTGACCTCGTCGCCCTCCTCGATCACTACGGCTACGAGGATGCCACCTTCGTCGGCCATGACTGGGGCGCATTCGTCGTCTGGGGCCTGGCCCTGCTGCACCCGAACCGGGTCAACGGCGTGGTGGCGCTGAGCGTTCCCTACCAAGAGCGCGGAGAGATTCCCTGGATCGATTTCATGGAGGCCGTGCTCGGCCCCGACTTCTACTTCGTCCATTTCAACCGGCAGCCGGGCGTCGCGGACGCCGTGTTCGAGGAGGACACGTTCCGATTCCTTCGGAACCTGTACCGGAAGAACGTGCCCCCCGCAGAACCTCAGCCGGGCAACTCGCTGATCAACATCGCCCGAGCGGAAACCCCGCTCGGTGAGCCCGTCATGAACGACAGCGAACTGGCCGTCTTCGTCTCCGCCTTCGAATCAACAGGGTTCACGGGCGGCATCAACTGGTACCGGAACCTGGACCGCGACTGGCACCTACTCGCGGAAGTGGACCCGATCGTCCGACAGCCCGCCCTCATGATCTACGGCGACCGCGACACGGTCGCGAGAGCGGAAGGACTGACCGAACACGTGCCGAATGTGCAAGTGATCAGCCTGGACTGCGGTCATTGGATCCAGCAGGAGAAGCCGCGGGAGACGACCGAGGCGATTCTGAAGTGGCTGGCCAACCGGGCTGCCGCCTAG